One window of the Carassius auratus strain Wakin chromosome 20, ASM336829v1, whole genome shotgun sequence genome contains the following:
- the enah gene encoding protein enabled homolog isoform X5 has product MPAPRVYRFPQKISRTEIILRSPPMPRQTPQVQNGPSPEELEVQRRQMQELQRQKEQERERLERERLERERQEREMLERERAERERQERERQERERLERERLERERAEQEHLERLERERQEQEQLERERQERERAERELMERERAEREKQEREHQEQLDREQMDWERGRRISNAAFESSLYTPPPPEYNKTTSSSPVSPSTPSYPPPTPSPSTAAPPTPPLRHSASRFATSLGSAFHPVLPHYATVPRRQHAPPTPPPHAPAPPLAPASKSVVWTANNFTPLPPSPPVMISSPPGKATGPRPMIAIPAPSPLSQKPPSPISAPNGPPTSLHFHVSSPVSGQPFSLPPTPPPPPPLYSPSPTLPIAPLVSCPSPQPAVLPSPSTAFPASAEHSVNSGLGDSCSSAPELPTQPADFPSQPDSVQGIPTPPPPPPLPPGSTVTPTTAGPPPPPGPPPPPPPPLPPTLTPTGPPPPPGPPPLPSGQAPPPVPPPPPAPPLPSGLFTPSPTTEENKGLSGFAAALAGAKLKKVPRSDEPLAPAPGSAVSSGGAKPEASRGNGPLPGGGGLMEEMSALLARRRRIAEKGSSPEPEQKADDIEATITPKVSACSTPDMPRKPWERTNTMNGSKSPVIGRRDAPWRNQMGTDKYYDSLNRPRSTPTPTGSISANGVPTEALDYDRLKQDILEEMRKELSKLKEELIDAIREELGKSNSA; this is encoded by the exons ATGCCAGCCCCCAGAGTGTACCGCTTCCCGCAGAAGATCAGCCGCACTGAGATCATCTTGAGAA GCCCCCCGATGCCAAGACAGACCCCTCAGGTGCAGAATGGCCCATCACCAGAGGAGCTGGAGGTGCAGAGAAG GCAGATGCAAGAGCTCCAGCGTCAGAAGGAGCAAGAGAGGGAACGACTGGAGCGAGAGAGGCTAGAACGAGAACGCCAGGAACGAGAGATGCTGGAACGGGAGCGCGCTGAAAGGGAACGTCAGGAGCGGGAGCGTCAGGAACGAGAGCGACTGGAGAGGGAGCGACTGGAAAGGGAGCGTGCCGAGCAGGAACATCTGGAGCGCCTGGAGCGTGAGCGTCAAGAGCAAGAGCAGCTGGAGCGAGAACGCCAGGAACGGGAGCGCGCCGAGCGGGAACTGATGGAGAGAGAGCGTGCCGAGAGAGAGAAGCAAGAAAGGGAGCATCAAGAGCAGCTGGACAGAGAGCAGATGGACTGGGAGAGAGGGAGACGCATCTCCAACGCCG CATTTGAAAGCTCCCTCTATACTCCTCCACCTCCAGAATACAACAAGACCACCTCCTCCTCACCTGTGTCTCCTTCCACCCCCAGCTACCCACCCCCAACGCCATCGCCCTCCACAGCCGCTCCTCCAACCCCGCCCCTGCGCCACTCTGCCTCCCGATTCGCCACGTCGCTTGGCTCCGCCTTCCACCCGGTCTTGCCTCATTACGCCACTGTACCTCGCAGACAACACGCACCGCCAACGCCACCGCCCCATGCCCCAGCTCCTCCTTTAGCTCCGGCCTCAAAATCCGTAGTCTGGACAGCTAACAACTTCACACCCCTACCGCCCTCACCTCCGGTCATGATCAGCAGCCCTCCAGGCAAGGCCACAGGTCCTCGCCCGATGATTGCGATCCCGGCCCCTAGTCCGCTCTCCCAGAAACCCCCCTCACCCATCTCTGCGCCCAACGGGCCACCCACTTCTCTTCACTTCCATGTTTCATCACCTGTCTCGGGTCAGCCGTTCTCTTTGCCCCCGACGCCACCCCCTCCGCCGCCCCTATATTCCCCCTCGCCCACCTTGCCCATCGCTCCCCTTGTGTCTTGTCCCTCACCCCAGCCTGCTGTTCTCCCTTCTCCTTCCACAGCCTTCCCCGCCTCTGCTGAGcactctgtaaactctggttTGGGAGACTCCTGCTCCTCTGCTCCAGAGCTGCCCACTCAGCCTGCTGACTTCCCCAGCCAGCCGG ATTCAGTACAGGGGATACCAACCCCTCCACCCCCACCACCTCTCCCTCCCGGCTCCACTGTGACTCCCACCACTGCTGGACCTCCACCACCCCCTGGTCCCCCTCCTCCTCCCCCACCACCTCTGCCCCCAACGCTTACCCCAACAGGTCCTCCCCCTCCCCCCGGGCCACCGCCTCTACCCTCAGGCCAGGCACCACCGCCAGTGCCACCTCCACCCCCGGCCCCACCTTTGCCCTCGGGTCTGTTCACCCCCTCCCCCACCACAGAGGAGAACAAGGGCCTGTCTGGGTTCGCAGCTGCCCTTGCTGGAGCCAAGCTAAAGAAAGTGCCAAGG AGTGATGAGCCCCTGGCTCCAGCTCCAGGATCAGCGGTGAGTTCTGGTGGTGCCAAGCCCGAGGCATCGCGTGGAAATGGCCCTTTACCCGGAGGAGGAGGTCTGATGGAGGAGATGAGCGCCCTGCTGGCCAGGAG GAGAAGAATTGCTGAGAAGGGATCATCACCAGAGCCCGAGCAGAAAGCT GATGATATTGAGGCTACCATAACTCCAAAAGTGTCAGCCTGTAGCACACCAG ATATGCCCAGAAAGCCTTGGGAGAGGACAAACACCATGAATGGTAgcaaatcaccagtcattggaag ACGGGATGCACCATGGAGAAATCAGATGGGTACTGACAAGTACTATGATTCCTTAAACAG aCCAAGGTCTACACCAACTCCTACCGGATCCATAAGTGCCAATGGGGTGCCAACAGAAGCTCTTGACTACGACAGATTGAAACAG GACATTCTAGAGGAGATGAGGAAGGAACTATCGAAGCTGAAAGAAGAACTTATTGATG CAATCAGGGAGGAGTTGGGCAAGTCAAACTCTGCATAG